A window from Streptomyces griseiscabiei encodes these proteins:
- a CDS encoding SDR family oxidoreductase, with the protein MAEGGDMTDARTLEGARERQVRADGVELCVAELGDPGQPTVLLVHGYPDTKEVWSEVAVRLAERFHVVLYDVRGHGGSTAPQPLRGGFTLEKLTDDFLAVVDAVSPDRPVHLVGHDWGSVQGWEFATAERTEGRVASFTSMSGPCLDHMGHWIKRRVKRPTPRRIGQLLGQGAKSWYIYVLHTPVLPELAWRGPLGKRWPAVVRRAEKLPGHDYPSPSLPTDAAHGVWLYRDNMRARLARPRDDAYAHAPVQLITPLGDQFLSERLYDDLESWAPQLTRRTLPAKHWIPRTRPDQLTSWITEFVTAAEGGRPAPVATGKYPDRFGGQLVLVTGAAGGIGRATSLAFAEAGARVVAVDLDAEGAARTAELSRLAGAPEAWAEAVDVSDEQAMEKLAEKVRTTYGVVDVLVNNAGIGLSGSFLDTTPDHWRKVLDVNLWGVIHGCRLFGRQMAERGQGGHIVNTASAAAYLPSRSLPAYSTSKAAVLMLSECLRAELAGQGIGVTAICPGIVNTGITSTARFAGVDAEEEKRRQRRASKLYGLRNYPPEKVADAVLRAVVRNQAVVPVTPEAHGGRFMSRFTPRALRALARLEPPL; encoded by the coding sequence ATGGCCGAAGGGGGAGACATGACGGATGCGAGGACGCTCGAAGGCGCGCGGGAGCGCCAGGTGCGTGCGGACGGGGTGGAGTTGTGCGTCGCCGAGCTGGGCGATCCCGGGCAGCCGACGGTGCTGCTCGTGCACGGCTACCCCGACACCAAGGAGGTGTGGTCCGAGGTCGCCGTACGGCTCGCGGAGCGCTTCCACGTGGTGCTGTACGACGTGCGCGGCCACGGCGGGTCGACGGCTCCGCAGCCGTTGCGCGGCGGGTTCACGCTGGAGAAGCTGACCGACGACTTCCTGGCGGTGGTGGACGCGGTCAGCCCCGACCGCCCCGTTCATCTGGTGGGGCACGACTGGGGTTCCGTGCAGGGCTGGGAGTTCGCGACGGCCGAGCGCACCGAGGGCCGCGTCGCGTCCTTCACCTCGATGTCCGGTCCCTGCCTCGACCACATGGGGCACTGGATCAAACGGCGGGTGAAGCGCCCCACCCCGCGGCGGATCGGCCAACTCCTCGGCCAGGGCGCCAAGTCCTGGTACATCTACGTGCTCCACACGCCCGTGCTGCCCGAGCTGGCCTGGCGCGGCCCCCTCGGCAAGCGGTGGCCCGCCGTGGTCCGACGGGCCGAGAAGCTGCCCGGGCACGACTACCCCAGCCCGTCGCTGCCCACGGACGCAGCGCACGGTGTGTGGCTGTACCGGGACAACATGCGGGCTCGTCTTGCCCGCCCCCGTGACGACGCGTACGCCCACGCGCCCGTGCAGCTCATCACGCCCCTGGGGGACCAGTTCCTCTCCGAGCGGCTCTACGACGACCTGGAGTCCTGGGCGCCGCAGCTCACCCGTCGCACCCTGCCCGCCAAGCACTGGATCCCACGCACCCGGCCCGACCAACTGACTTCCTGGATAACCGAGTTCGTCACGGCGGCCGAGGGCGGCCGACCCGCCCCGGTGGCCACCGGTAAGTACCCGGACCGGTTCGGCGGGCAGCTGGTGCTGGTCACCGGCGCGGCCGGAGGCATCGGACGGGCCACCTCCCTCGCCTTCGCCGAGGCAGGGGCCCGCGTCGTGGCGGTCGACCTGGACGCCGAAGGAGCGGCCCGCACCGCGGAGTTGTCCCGGCTGGCCGGCGCGCCCGAAGCCTGGGCCGAGGCGGTCGATGTCTCGGACGAGCAGGCCATGGAGAAGCTCGCCGAGAAGGTCCGCACCACGTACGGCGTGGTCGACGTGCTGGTGAACAACGCGGGGATCGGGCTGTCGGGGTCCTTTCTCGACACCACCCCCGACCACTGGCGGAAGGTCCTCGACGTCAACCTGTGGGGTGTGATCCACGGCTGTCGGCTCTTCGGCAGGCAGATGGCCGAGCGCGGACAGGGCGGCCACATCGTCAACACCGCTTCGGCCGCCGCGTATCTGCCGTCCCGGTCGCTGCCCGCGTACAGCACGTCCAAGGCGGCCGTGCTGATGCTGAGCGAGTGCCTGCGCGCGGAGCTGGCCGGTCAGGGCATCGGGGTGACGGCGATCTGCCCCGGCATCGTCAACACCGGCATCACCTCGACCGCGCGCTTCGCCGGTGTCGACGCCGAGGAGGAGAAGCGTCGGCAGCGAAGGGCCTCGAAGCTGTACGGGCTGCGGAACTACCCACCGGAGAAGGTCGCGGACGCCGTCCTGCGCGCGGTGGTCCGGAACCAGGCAGTCGTCCCCGTCACCCCGGAGGCCCACGGCGGCCGCTTCATGTCCCGGTTCACCCCGCGTGCACTACGCGCACTCGCCCGCCTGGAACCGCCCCTGTGA
- a CDS encoding ABC transporter ATP-binding protein translates to MIATESLSKRFPRVTALDRLSVDIGPGVTGLVGANGAGKSTLIKILLGLSPASEGRAEVLGLDVATKGGDIRERVGYMPEHDCLPPDVSATEFVVHMARMSGLPPTAARERTADTLRHVGLYEERYRPIGGYSTGMKQRVKLAQALVHDPQLVFLDEPTNGLDPVGRDEMLGLIRRIHTDFGISVLVTSHLLGELERTCDHVVVVDGGKLLRSSSTRDFTQSTATLAIEVTDSDEHPDGTGALREALHARGVTVADGSGLPGAGHILLLTAQGDETYDLVRDVVADLGLGLVRMEQRRHQIAEVFQDNDEQTGTPRAQDAGKEAVGHGG, encoded by the coding sequence GTGATCGCGACCGAAAGCCTGAGCAAGCGGTTCCCGAGGGTGACCGCTCTTGACCGGCTCTCCGTGGACATCGGACCCGGTGTGACGGGACTCGTCGGTGCCAATGGCGCCGGCAAGTCCACACTGATCAAAATCCTGCTGGGTCTGTCCCCCGCCTCGGAGGGCCGGGCCGAGGTGCTCGGCCTGGATGTCGCCACCAAGGGCGGCGACATCCGCGAGCGCGTGGGGTACATGCCGGAGCACGACTGCCTGCCGCCCGATGTCTCGGCCACCGAGTTCGTCGTGCACATGGCTCGCATGTCTGGGCTCCCGCCGACCGCCGCGCGTGAGCGCACCGCGGACACCCTGCGCCACGTCGGCCTGTACGAGGAGCGGTACCGCCCGATAGGCGGCTACTCCACGGGCATGAAACAGCGGGTGAAGCTCGCCCAGGCCCTGGTGCACGACCCGCAGCTGGTCTTCCTGGACGAGCCGACCAACGGCCTGGACCCGGTGGGCCGGGACGAGATGCTCGGCCTGATCCGCCGTATCCACACCGACTTCGGCATCTCGGTCCTGGTCACCTCCCATCTGCTCGGAGAGCTGGAGCGCACCTGCGACCACGTCGTCGTGGTCGACGGCGGCAAGCTTCTGCGCTCCAGTTCCACCCGGGACTTCACCCAGAGCACGGCGACCCTCGCGATCGAGGTCACCGACAGCGACGAACACCCCGACGGCACCGGTGCGCTGCGCGAGGCGCTCCACGCGCGCGGAGTCACCGTCGCCGACGGCAGCGGCCTCCCCGGCGCCGGACACATCCTGCTGCTCACCGCCCAGGGCGACGAGACCTACGACCTGGTCCGCGACGTCGTCGCCGACCTGGGGCTCGGCCTGGTCCGCATGGAGCAGCGCAGGCACCAGATCGCCGAGGTCTTCCAGGACAACGACGAGCAGACGGGCACCCCGCGTGCCCAGGACGCAGGAAAGGAGGCGGTCGGCCATGGCGGTTGA
- a CDS encoding ABC transporter permease subunit, giving the protein MAVEQHGAQTQTLGGQPAGTGEQSRIHNIGYRSYDGPRLGRAYARRSLYSQSLRGSYGLGRSAKSKVLPMLLFAVMCVPAAIMVAVAVATKANDLPVKYTDYAVIMQAVIGLYVASQAPQAVSRDLRFKTVPLYFSRPIETADYVRAKFAALTSALFILTAVPLFVLYVGALLAKLDFTDQTKGLAQGLVSVALLSLLFAGIGLVISAVTPRRGFGIAAVIAVLTISYGAVSVVQAIATEQSSADVVPWLGLFSPITLIDGVQTAFLGAASAFPGGHGPSGGQGVLYLLVVLGLIAGSYGLLMRRYRKVGL; this is encoded by the coding sequence ATGGCGGTTGAGCAGCACGGCGCCCAGACACAGACCCTCGGCGGACAGCCCGCCGGCACGGGCGAGCAGAGCCGCATCCACAACATCGGATACCGCTCGTACGACGGCCCCCGCCTCGGCCGCGCCTACGCCCGCCGCTCGCTGTACTCGCAGTCCCTGCGCGGTTCCTACGGACTGGGCCGCTCGGCCAAGTCCAAGGTGCTGCCCATGCTGCTGTTCGCGGTGATGTGCGTGCCGGCGGCCATCATGGTGGCGGTCGCGGTCGCCACCAAGGCCAACGACCTGCCCGTCAAGTACACCGACTACGCGGTCATCATGCAGGCCGTCATCGGCCTGTACGTCGCCTCCCAGGCACCCCAGGCCGTCTCGCGCGACCTGCGGTTCAAGACCGTTCCGCTGTACTTCTCGCGCCCGATCGAGACCGCCGACTACGTCCGCGCGAAGTTCGCGGCGCTGACCTCGGCGCTGTTCATCCTGACCGCGGTGCCCCTGTTCGTGCTCTATGTGGGCGCGTTGCTGGCCAAGCTCGACTTCACCGACCAGACCAAGGGATTGGCGCAGGGACTGGTGTCCGTGGCACTGCTCTCGCTCCTCTTCGCCGGTATCGGCCTGGTGATCTCGGCGGTCACCCCGCGCCGTGGCTTCGGTATCGCGGCCGTCATCGCCGTGCTGACCATCTCCTACGGGGCCGTGTCGGTCGTCCAGGCCATCGCCACCGAGCAGTCCAGCGCCGATGTGGTGCCCTGGCTCGGCCTCTTCTCGCCGATCACCCTGATAGACGGCGTACAGACCGCCTTCCTGGGCGCCGCCTCCGCCTTCCCCGGCGGACACGGTCCCTCCGGCGGGCAGGGAGTCCTCTACCTCCTCGTCGTCCTGGGGCTCATCGCCGGCTCCTACGGCCTGCTGATGCGCCGCTACCGAAAGGTCGGGCTGTGA
- a CDS encoding RNA 2'-phosphotransferase, with protein sequence MNERRTVRVSKYLSKHLRHQPERIGLTLDEGGWIGIDTLIEAAAAHGFPFTRAELDHVVEANDKQRFAVDGDRIRASQGHTVEVDLGLPPATPPPYLYHGTVAAYLTAIRAEGLRAMNRHDVHLSPDRGTATRVGARRGRPVVLSVDAGAMHRDGHVFRVSANGVWLTETVPPGYLRFPEAR encoded by the coding sequence ATGAACGAACGACGTACCGTGAGAGTGTCGAAGTACCTCTCGAAACACCTCCGACACCAGCCGGAACGGATCGGGCTCACCCTCGACGAGGGTGGCTGGATCGGGATCGACACACTCATCGAGGCGGCGGCCGCCCACGGCTTCCCCTTCACCAGGGCCGAGCTCGACCATGTGGTCGAGGCCAACGACAAACAGCGCTTCGCGGTCGACGGTGACCGAATCCGCGCCAGCCAGGGTCACACCGTCGAGGTCGACCTCGGGCTGCCCCCGGCGACCCCGCCGCCGTACCTCTACCACGGGACCGTGGCGGCCTACCTGACCGCGATCCGCGCCGAGGGCCTGCGCGCCATGAACCGGCACGACGTGCACCTCTCGCCCGACCGGGGGACCGCCACCCGCGTCGGCGCCCGCCGGGGACGCCCCGTCGTCCTCTCCGTGGACGCGGGCGCCATGCACCGTGACGGCCATGTCTTCCGGGTCAGCGCCAACGGAGTGTGGCTGACCGAGACGGTTCCGCCCGGCTACCTGCGGTTCCCCGAGGCACGCTGA
- a CDS encoding MerR family transcriptional regulator: protein MSDEATAPAYRIEDLARRSGATVRTIRAYQDRGLLPRPERRGRANVYSDTHLTRLRQIADLLDRGYTLASIKELLEAWGTGRGLGGVLGLAAEVDGPWSDEQPVRISRAELVERFGGAPDAAAVADAVDLGVLEQVPGEEDLFLVPSPQELAVAAELHAAGVPLSAIAGHLRELRGQVEHIAARFLEFTTEHVFVRAAGPHQPPTDADTVEAATLVRRLRPLAQQTVDAELARAMRLFATRQLRRHLAPETPAEAAAESCSVRIPATTMRAVENLVGAEHAPDFVAAAAEREVQSRTLDRLTANMRECHKVDQLP, encoded by the coding sequence GTGAGCGACGAGGCAACCGCGCCCGCGTATCGCATCGAGGATCTCGCGCGCCGCAGCGGCGCCACGGTCCGCACGATCCGCGCCTACCAGGACCGCGGGCTGCTCCCGCGTCCCGAGCGGCGCGGCCGGGCGAACGTCTACTCGGACACGCATCTGACCAGACTGCGCCAGATCGCCGACCTCCTCGACCGCGGCTACACCCTGGCCTCCATCAAGGAGTTGCTGGAGGCCTGGGGCACCGGTCGTGGCCTCGGCGGGGTGCTGGGCCTGGCCGCCGAGGTCGACGGGCCGTGGTCCGACGAGCAGCCCGTACGGATCTCGCGGGCCGAGCTGGTCGAGCGGTTCGGCGGTGCTCCGGACGCGGCGGCGGTGGCGGACGCGGTCGACCTGGGCGTGCTGGAGCAGGTGCCCGGCGAGGAGGACCTGTTCCTCGTGCCCAGTCCCCAAGAGCTTGCCGTGGCAGCGGAGTTGCATGCTGCCGGCGTGCCGTTGTCCGCGATCGCAGGTCATCTGAGGGAGTTGAGGGGTCAGGTCGAGCACATCGCCGCCCGCTTCCTGGAGTTCACGACCGAGCACGTGTTCGTCCGCGCTGCAGGACCGCACCAGCCGCCGACCGACGCCGACACGGTCGAGGCGGCCACGCTGGTACGGCGGCTTCGCCCCCTGGCCCAGCAGACGGTGGACGCCGAACTCGCCCGCGCGATGCGGCTCTTCGCCACCCGGCAGCTGCGTCGGCACCTCGCCCCCGAGACACCTGCCGAAGCGGCGGCTGAGTCATGCTCCGTTCGGATCCCCGCCACCACAATGCGAGCTGTCGAGAATCTGGTTGGCGCCGAACACGCACCGGACTTCGTCGCGGCGGCAGCCGAACGAGAGGTGCAGTCGCGGACCTTGGACAGGCTCACTGCAAATATGCGTGAATGCCACAAAGTTGACCAATTGCCCTGA
- a CDS encoding ABC transporter permease: MYDPTVARLTYRALLGRRRALILSALPALLIVLSVAVRALSGADDQVAADLLGGFALATMVPIIGVIAGTGAIGPEIDDGSVVYLLAKPVKRPTIIFTKLIVAIAVTMAFSAVPTLIAGLILNGNGQQIAVAYTVAALVASIAYAAMFLLLGTITRHAVVFGLVYALVWETLFGSLVDGARTLSVQQWALAVAQKVTDGGLVTSDVGLPTAVVLLTVVTAGATWYAGQKLRTLKLAGEE; this comes from the coding sequence ATGTACGACCCCACAGTCGCCCGGCTCACCTACCGAGCCCTGCTCGGCCGCCGTCGGGCCCTCATACTGAGCGCGCTGCCCGCCCTGCTGATCGTGCTCTCGGTGGCCGTGCGTGCCTTGAGCGGCGCCGACGACCAGGTGGCCGCGGACCTCCTCGGCGGGTTCGCCCTCGCCACGATGGTGCCGATCATCGGCGTCATCGCGGGAACGGGCGCGATCGGGCCGGAGATCGACGACGGTTCGGTGGTGTATCTGCTGGCCAAGCCGGTGAAGCGGCCGACGATCATCTTCACCAAGCTGATCGTGGCGATCGCGGTGACCATGGCGTTCTCGGCCGTACCGACACTGATCGCCGGCCTGATCCTGAACGGCAACGGACAGCAGATCGCGGTCGCCTACACGGTGGCGGCCCTGGTCGCCTCGATCGCGTACGCGGCGATGTTCCTGCTCCTCGGGACAATCACCCGGCACGCTGTCGTCTTCGGGCTGGTGTACGCGCTCGTCTGGGAGACGCTCTTCGGTTCCCTGGTGGACGGGGCCCGCACGCTCAGCGTCCAGCAGTGGGCGCTCGCCGTCGCGCAGAAGGTCACCGACGGTGGCCTGGTGACCTCCGACGTAGGGCTGCCGACCGCGGTGGTACTGCTGACGGTCGTCACGGCGGGCGCGACCTGGTACGCGGGGCAGAAGCTGCGGACGCTGAAGCTGGCCGGCGAGGAGTGA
- a CDS encoding SGM_3592 family protein, producing MAAEFSPDSGEPRGAVPEGATGSGAGAGTESEAPSEGGWDDIVLDADFIRSAEAAEPSARARMLAARWRRQAPDPEPWRSDGPPAGWFFSKARRRRWRRR from the coding sequence ATGGCAGCGGAGTTTTCGCCCGACAGCGGCGAGCCACGGGGCGCGGTGCCCGAGGGCGCGACCGGGTCCGGAGCGGGTGCCGGGACCGAGTCCGAGGCCCCGAGCGAGGGTGGCTGGGACGACATCGTGCTGGACGCGGACTTCATACGGTCCGCGGAGGCGGCCGAGCCATCGGCGCGGGCCCGGATGCTCGCGGCGCGCTGGCGCCGGCAGGCTCCCGATCCTGAGCCGTGGCGTTCGGACGGGCCGCCGGCCGGGTGGTTCTTCAGCAAGGCACGACGCCGTAGGTGGCGCCGCAGGTGA
- a CDS encoding HAD family hydrolase, which translates to MASGSGSAFPYKLIATDLDGTLLSSDDSVSLRTREALAAATAAGAAHIVVTGRAVPWTRHILDDLGYRGLAVCGQGAQVYDAGENRLLTAVTLDRQLAAVALAKIEAEVGPLYLAASRAGLDGEILVGSGYSLHGSLPTTPLTDVSDLWAAPLNKIYIQHPTLTSDELTEASRQAAGGFVTVAMAGEGIVELLPLGLTKATGLSLAARRLGAKRTDTIAFGDMPNDIPMFNWAAHGVAMANAHPDLKAIADEVTSSNEADGIAEVLERLLA; encoded by the coding sequence TTGGCATCGGGCTCGGGCTCGGCGTTCCCGTACAAGCTGATCGCGACCGACCTCGACGGGACGCTCCTGAGTTCCGACGACTCGGTCTCCCTGCGCACCCGTGAGGCGCTCGCCGCGGCCACCGCGGCGGGCGCGGCCCATATCGTCGTCACCGGCCGGGCCGTGCCCTGGACCCGCCACATCCTCGACGACCTCGGCTACCGGGGACTGGCCGTCTGCGGCCAGGGCGCGCAGGTCTACGACGCCGGAGAGAACCGTCTGCTCACGGCCGTCACCCTGGACCGGCAGCTCGCCGCCGTGGCCCTGGCAAAGATCGAGGCGGAGGTCGGCCCGCTGTACCTGGCCGCCAGCCGCGCGGGCCTGGACGGCGAGATCCTGGTCGGCTCCGGGTACTCCCTGCACGGCTCGCTCCCCACCACCCCGCTGACGGACGTGTCCGACCTCTGGGCGGCCCCGCTGAACAAGATCTACATACAGCACCCCACGCTGACCTCCGACGAACTCACCGAGGCCTCCCGTCAGGCCGCCGGCGGCTTCGTCACGGTCGCGATGGCCGGCGAGGGCATCGTCGAACTGCTCCCCCTCGGCCTCACCAAGGCCACCGGCCTCTCCCTCGCCGCCCGCCGCCTCGGCGCCAAGCGCACCGACACCATCGCCTTCGGCGACATGCCCAACGACATCCCCATGTTCAACTGGGCCGCCCACGGCGTGGCCATGGCCAACGCCCACCCCGACCTCAAAGCCATCGCCGACGAAGTGACCTCCTCCAACGAGGCCGACGGCATCGCCGAGGTACTCGAGCGGCTCCTCGCTTGA
- a CDS encoding Cof-type HAD-IIB family hydrolase, with product MTSATRQPETPAPTVPLRLIATDLDGTLLRDDKSVSPRTVAALAAAEEAGVEVFFVTGRPARWMDVVSEHVHGHGLAICGNGAAVVDLHGGPGAHRFVKVRELARENALDAVRLLREAAPGTVYAVEQTFGFNQEPEYPKLHMEIPDALAPAEKLLAPGGVADDEPVLKILAYHPSIDPDDFLATARIAVGDRATITRSSPSALLEISGPGVSKASTLALCCAERGISHEEVVAFGDMPNDVEMLTWAGQSYAMGNAHPDVLAAASGRTVANNEDGVAVVIERLLAERL from the coding sequence GTGACCTCAGCGACGCGACAGCCCGAGACCCCGGCCCCGACCGTCCCGCTCCGGCTGATAGCCACGGACCTCGACGGCACCCTGCTCCGCGACGACAAGTCGGTCTCCCCTCGCACCGTCGCCGCCCTCGCGGCCGCCGAGGAGGCCGGCGTCGAGGTGTTCTTCGTCACCGGCCGCCCCGCCCGCTGGATGGATGTCGTCAGCGAGCACGTCCACGGCCACGGCCTGGCGATCTGCGGAAACGGCGCCGCCGTGGTCGACCTGCACGGCGGCCCGGGCGCTCATCGCTTCGTCAAGGTCCGCGAGCTGGCGCGGGAGAACGCGCTGGACGCCGTACGGCTGCTGCGGGAGGCCGCGCCGGGCACGGTGTACGCGGTCGAGCAGACCTTCGGCTTCAACCAGGAGCCCGAGTACCCGAAGCTCCACATGGAGATCCCCGACGCGCTCGCCCCGGCCGAGAAGCTGCTGGCCCCGGGCGGTGTGGCCGACGACGAGCCCGTGCTGAAGATCCTCGCGTACCACCCCTCGATCGACCCCGACGACTTCCTCGCCACCGCCCGGATCGCCGTCGGCGACCGTGCCACGATCACCCGCTCCAGCCCCAGCGCCCTGCTGGAGATCAGCGGACCGGGCGTCTCCAAGGCCAGCACCCTCGCCCTGTGCTGCGCCGAGCGCGGCATCTCCCATGAGGAGGTCGTCGCCTTCGGCGACATGCCGAACGACGTCGAGATGCTCACCTGGGCGGGTCAGTCGTACGCCATGGGCAACGCCCACCCGGACGTCCTCGCGGCGGCCTCCGGCCGAACCGTGGCCAACAACGAGGACGGAGTGGCGGTCGTGATCGAGCGGCTGCTGGCGGAACGGCTGTAG
- a CDS encoding LLM class flavin-dependent oxidoreductase, with the protein MSLRLSTVILPYLRWHEGGRDMWQRAEQIGFHTAFTYDHLSWRTFRDGPWFGAVPTLTAAAAVTDRLRLGTLVTSPNFRHPVTLAKELISLDDISGGRLTLGVGAGGTGFDATALGQEPWTPRERADRLAEFVPLLDRLLTEDSVSYEGDYYSAHEARNIPGCVQRPRLPFAVAATGPRGMRLAARYGQAWVTTGDPKLFESGTPEQSVQAIRGQVEKLADTAAALGRDATGLDKILLTGFTPDRGRPLQSLDAFVDFAGRHAELGITDLVIHWPIPDSVFATDEKVFEQIAMEAPAQLA; encoded by the coding sequence ATGAGTCTGCGTCTGAGCACCGTGATCCTGCCGTACCTCCGCTGGCACGAGGGCGGCCGTGACATGTGGCAGCGGGCCGAGCAGATCGGGTTCCACACCGCGTTCACCTACGACCACCTGTCCTGGCGGACCTTCCGGGACGGACCGTGGTTCGGCGCCGTGCCGACCCTGACCGCGGCCGCCGCCGTGACCGACCGTCTTCGTCTCGGCACGCTCGTGACCTCGCCGAACTTCCGGCACCCGGTGACCCTCGCCAAGGAACTGATCTCCCTCGACGACATCTCCGGCGGCCGGCTCACCCTCGGTGTCGGCGCGGGCGGCACCGGCTTCGACGCCACCGCCCTCGGCCAGGAACCATGGACCCCGCGCGAGCGCGCCGACCGTCTCGCCGAGTTCGTCCCCCTGCTCGACCGGCTCCTCACCGAGGACTCCGTCTCGTACGAGGGCGACTACTACTCCGCCCACGAGGCACGCAACATCCCCGGCTGCGTGCAGCGCCCCCGGCTGCCCTTCGCGGTGGCCGCCACCGGGCCGCGCGGCATGCGGCTGGCCGCACGGTACGGACAGGCGTGGGTGACCACCGGGGACCCCAAGCTGTTCGAGTCGGGCACCCCTGAGCAGTCGGTCCAGGCCATTCGCGGACAGGTGGAGAAGCTGGCCGACACCGCCGCCGCGCTCGGCCGGGACGCGACCGGACTCGACAAGATCCTTCTCACCGGTTTCACCCCGGACCGCGGACGACCGCTGCAGTCGCTGGACGCGTTCGTGGACTTCGCGGGCCGCCACGCCGAGCTGGGCATCACCGACCTCGTGATCCACTGGCCGATCCCCGACTCGGTCTTCGCCACGGACGAGAAGGTGTTCGAGCAGATCGCCATGGAGGCACCGGCCCAGCTGGCCTGA
- a CDS encoding ABC transporter ATP-binding protein, whose amino-acid sequence MTTLNIDHVSRWFGNVVAVNDVTMTIGPGVTGLLGPNGAGKSTLINMMGGFLAPSTGSVTLDGTPVWRNEQIYKHIGIVPEREAMYDFLTGREFVVANAELHGLGAKAAQRALATVEMEYAQDRKISTYSKGMRQRVKMASALVHEPSLLLLDEPFNGMDPRQRMQLMDLLRRMGDEGRTVLFSSHILEEVEQLAAHIEVIVAGRHAASGDFRRIRRLMTDRPHRYLVRSSDDRALAAALIADPSTAGIEVDLAEGALRIQAVDFGRFTALLPRVARDHGIRLLTVSPSDESLESVFSYLVAA is encoded by the coding sequence GTGACCACCCTCAACATCGACCACGTCTCACGCTGGTTCGGCAACGTGGTGGCGGTCAACGACGTCACCATGACCATCGGCCCCGGTGTGACCGGACTGCTCGGCCCGAACGGCGCCGGCAAGTCCACCCTCATCAACATGATGGGCGGCTTCCTCGCCCCCTCGACGGGTTCCGTCACCCTCGACGGCACGCCGGTGTGGCGCAACGAGCAGATCTACAAGCACATCGGTATCGTCCCCGAGCGCGAGGCGATGTACGACTTCCTCACGGGCCGAGAGTTCGTCGTCGCCAACGCCGAACTGCACGGTCTGGGCGCGAAGGCGGCCCAACGGGCGCTTGCCACGGTGGAGATGGAGTACGCGCAGGACCGCAAGATCTCGACGTACTCCAAGGGCATGCGCCAGCGCGTGAAGATGGCGTCCGCGCTGGTTCACGAACCGTCGCTGCTGCTGCTGGACGAACCGTTCAACGGCATGGACCCGCGCCAGCGCATGCAGCTCATGGACCTGTTGCGGCGCATGGGCGACGAGGGCCGCACGGTGCTGTTCTCGTCCCACATCCTCGAAGAGGTCGAGCAGTTGGCGGCCCACATCGAGGTGATCGTCGCCGGACGGCACGCGGCGAGCGGTGACTTCCGGCGCATCCGCCGGCTGATGACCGACCGCCCGCACCGCTATCTGGTGCGTTCCAGCGACGACCGGGCGTTGGCCGCCGCGCTGATCGCCGACCCGTCGACCGCGGGGATCGAAGTGGACCTGGCCGAGGGTGCGTTGCGCATCCAGGCCGTCGACTTCGGCCGGTTCACGGCCCTGTTGCCGAGGGTGGCCCGGGACCACGGCATCCGTCTGCTCACGGTCTCGCCGTCGGACGAGTCCCTCGAGTCCGTCTTCTCGTATCTCGTCGCGGCGTAG